In Vespula pensylvanica isolate Volc-1 chromosome 2, ASM1446617v1, whole genome shotgun sequence, the genomic window AATAATCTTACTGGTTATCGATAGTTCGTAACAAATACGAGAGTATTTTGAAAACATAATATCTACAGATGGCGCTCCATCGTTTAcccatccttttttttactcgtcgGGTGTAAGACgccattttataataaaccgAAAGAACGATAAATGCAATGTATTCCAGCTGTTGTTTGTAACGTGTTTTAGCCCGGAGAatttaaacatatacataggAAAGGATACGTAATGGCGGAATATTTGGCATCTATATTTGGTACTGAAAAAGACAAGTAAGCTTTGTGGTAACTCCCTAAGTCAGCACTCTGTATACACTATTAAACACTAATAGGTATATTTGGTTCTTTGTTTTAGAGTAAActgttcattttattttaaaattggAGCTTGCCGTCACGGTGACAGGTGTTCACGAATTCACAACAAACCTACTTTTAGTCAGGTAAGTGATAAAAATCTCCATAGTTCATTTTTTTAGTTCTTGTATAACTTATGtaattaaaacgtttttttttttcttacagaCATGTTTGTTACAAAATCTTTATGTAAATCCCCAAAATTCTGCAAAAAGTGCAGATGGTTCTCATTGTACgtatacaattaaaatttcaatcatACTCCATTTAAGAACGCCGATTTTAATAAAGTTCTTTTTAATGCAATTGCAGTAGTGGCAAACGTATCAGATGAAGAAATGCAAGAACActacgataatttttttgaagatGTGTTTGTGGAATGTGAGGATAAGTATGGTGAGATTGAAGAAATGAATGTTTGTGACAACCTCGGTGATCACTTAGTCGGTAATGTGTACATCAAGTTccgaagagaggaagatgcTGAAAGAGCTGttaacgatttaaataatcgatggTTCGGAGGAAGACCAGTTTATGCTGAACTCTCTCCTGTAACCGACTTTAGAGAAGCTTGTTGTCGTCAATATGAAATGGGGTACGCATAGAATCTGTTCTTTactaaaaacgataaaatgcctgtaaaataaatgttaatgaattaatttcatcTAATTTTAGTGAATGCACACGTTCAggattttgtaattttatgcACTTAAAACCTATTTCGCGTGAACTGCGACGCTACTTGTATAGCCGTAAAAAAGGTGGTAAAGGCCGGTCTAGATCTCGATCAAGGTCACGTGGTCGTGACCGGAAACGTAGATCTCGATCGAGAGACAGAAGATCGAGATCGAAGGATCGTCGAAAGGGAAGAGACGACAAAGGTAGAGACGGCCGATCTGGAAGATACTAATAAACTTGAAAACCAGAATATCTGCAATCAAGGAGCGTAATGCGCTATAAAACAActtgaattttgaaaaaagaaaaaaaattaaacttactcatttttcttttttttttaacaattgtaACTTTGTTACATCATGCAGttactttctatatatgtTCTTACttcataaatgtattatttaataaatttgtaagacaatagaaaagaatacaataagaaagttgtaaaatttaatgcataaagttatttttttgaagattAGGAAGATCAGTATTATTTCTTAAGACAAAAACTGGCTATTACTATTTAGGCGTTTTTGCCTAGATTTTTGCACTAAATATTGAGTCTatgtatcaataaaaatacgtCTATGTACACATAGTTAAAAATATAccgtttaaatgaaaaatcgatgattaattaaatttcaaattatccttttcaatctttctttcaattatgTTGGAAAAAATTTAGTACAACTTTTATATTCCGATGAACATGAACAGATTTACGCGCAAGATACACGTTGTCGAGCAAAGCCATGATAATACAAGATAATACACCACGATAATACAAAAAGGATtggttatatacatatattctatatatatatattatgttatatgcgtgtgtatatatgtatatatgtatacaacatatgtaatatatatatatatataaaagaaaaaaaaaaaatacaaaactcAAAGCACACGAAAAATTTGGAAAGgcttataaaaacaaaaatttcgtgactagaaaatttatgaagaatAACTATTCGAGTTACTATTTGCAagcatttgaaaaaattattgcttTGCGTGATAGTGTGAGATATGGtgatataacaaataattaaaagaattatactACATTTCAacctattaaaataaaacttattgATATTGGatgtatcatataaaatacatttatatataagttcaATATGAGCCAATATTTTgaactatattaaatattcttaagCTTGTAGCAAATCATAATTTCTTAACACAAATTATAGATTATTCCTGTTAagcgaatatatttataaaaaccaTAGATATTTCTGTAAAGTACATTCATATTGTACCAAAGAAAGTGCTTTAcagcaaatattaattataaatctataaattattaagtttcgttgataaaatttttcgcCATTAGAATCACTATATACGCTGAATTATAAGTATGCATATAACCACCTGCATGTTGCTATATGTATAAAACTATGATATGcaatttattatgaataatagtGTAATGAAATGCACGCTATATAGCTATTAAATACagttaatattaaaactatctatatctattgCTTTTATTCTGCAATCCGACAACacataaaatatgtttataaatatgattttacaGATGTACGCACAGTACATCATCAAAAGCTTTTGAATGTTCCGAAATGACTATTgcacgaataaatttttgtcgatTAATTTGCGAGGCTGACAATACAatgcatctttctttttaatcagtCAGACGCTATGAGAAACACTCGCGATTATTGAGCaatgtattttatacattaatttAGGATAATACCACTAGCATGATATTGTCGATAACGACAATTATGGTAATGGCGTACAAGCTGTGTTGTACTAAAATGGTACAATTGAGTCTAacagaaaaaatgtattttgtgGTTTATTCTCATTTGAATTTCTCCAAAATATActgtatacaatattttactttaattataaatatgtacagtCACACATTACGACGGCGCActagattttattaaaaagtctGACTTTGCACAAAGCAATGTGCATCGTTTCACCTCGCATTGTCTTAAAAAGTACACTGTTTATCAATGAGTTTTTGGGGGCGCAATACTCTCGGTGTTTTCGTTATTTCATATCTAAGCACAGaggtattaattatttaattaactcgATCTCTTACCATAACTAATAGTTTTAACGACTGATTCCCTTTGTCGCTTGCTgcatcttgaaaatatttacacggcttatgttaataattaatggtTATGATATTCCATAATAGATTCACCAGGATACGAGATCAACATTCAGGGGGGCTAATCAGCATAGACAATAAATTGCTGGTTGTCCACATCCGCAACTTCGACTTGGACGAATTGAGGTTGTTGAAGTTGAATTTGTTGTACTTGTCTTCCAATGGCATTTCGCGACCTGCGATGTAAATACGTGTTGTATGCGaagttgtattatatattataattgtattatatgttctaaataatcgaaataaaaagtacgaAAACTTACTTAGCCTTTGCATGGGTCAATATGTGCGATTTAAGGTTCGTGGATTGTGCAAACTTTTTGCTACATCCATCAAATGGGCAAACGTATGGTCTGTCACCTGTGTGGATTCTTACATGGGTACGCAAATTAAAGTCAAGGCTAAATCTCTTGCCACACCCTTCGAATGTACATTGAAAAGGTTTTTCTCCTGTGTGCACTAACTGATGCCTCTTCAATTTTGAACTTTCGACAAAAGCCTTTCCACACTCTGCGCATACGTGTACTCTAGGACCATGTGTGTGTAAGTGCTTACGCATAGCACTGTTATCTCGAAACATTTTTGTGCAGCCTTTGTGAGGACAAGCAATCGTACGTTCCACACCATCCATAACAGGTGGTTTGCGTACTTTCAACTTATGTCCTGGTCTGGCAAATTCTGCCAGCTGTTTAGGATCTGATAAATCGAGACCTGGCATTCCATCGGAAACAGAACTTCCCGAATGATTAAACTTTGTATTCGACTTGCCGGTCATATATTCAGTATAATCTGGATCAGGTTCTGGATTAGAGCCTTCATCTGTAACATTGGATAAATCAAAAGTTACTAGAATTCCTTTTGTAATAACGACGCAATAGATTCTTCTTCTACAATGAGCTTCTACAATGATTCTGTCTCTTGTAAGTCAATGAGTATATCGTATATGTACTTGTACGcttcttgtaaatatttttaaaaaaaagtttgtgCATACTTTATCAATTTACTTGGATAAAGATCGTCTTAACAGGTTATCAAAATATCTGTAAAtaagaaacgatataaaagatatgtCTCATATGTAGAAAATTCGTttaagtaattttcttttttttttttctcgtacaacattatttctttaacaaaGACTAAAGGAAATTCTAACCAAAtcaagaggaaaaaatgaaaaggaaacggGAGGTTAATTAATCGAGAAATACATGAAATTTTGAATACGGGAAAACGCGTTGAAATACtggaagagggaggagagCGGGTGCGGGGGAAGAGCTCCATTACGCGTAGAACGACATTCCGACGCCATTTTACTCCTCAAGAGGTAAATTGAGCAAAAGAAGCCATTTTCAAAATATGGCTGCCCCCTGGCAGCATAATGGCGTTCCTTCGATCAAAACAAACAACGCAGACTGTCATCGGTGTGACTTccataaaacgaagaaacgtgCAACCGAAAGAAGTCATTCTTTTTAGCGAAGCAAACCAAATTGAAGTATCGATTGGGTAGACCTACCGGAAGTACGTTCCACTAGCGTACGTTGGGTATAGCCGTTAGAAACAAGCAGATAGTCGAGTTCATATAAAAGCAGCCGAACGAAAATTTGAGGAAGATCTACTTATTGGCACGATATTTGATCGTTTAAAACTTACCGTCATCCGTTCCAGATGCCCACATTGTCACCGAGAATTCTCCCTCAAGGGTTTTGATTTGCACTTGCTTCTGCTCCCACTTTCTTGCTTTCGTTTCCGAGCCCATCTCACCGAATATTGCGTGATCGGACGTTCGAAATCTGGAAGCTCCACCTTTTCTAGCTTTCTTCGTACCCTTCCTCGATGGTCCAGGACTCGATTCGACATAAATGTCGTTCTCTGGTACGGGTATCTGATCGTACACGCTCAGTGGATCGGCGCCGACGATTTCCTCTTGCGTCTGTAGAATGATTTCTTCACGGCCTGGTTCCGGTAATGGTTGCAATGCGATCATCGGCTGTCCATCGTCCCCTTCGATAGTCGTTTCCACCGTTTCGCAAGGTATTTCCACCGGTATCGTTTCGATTTCGACCTCCTGGATTTCAGGCTCCACTTCGGTTATTATGTCCGAGGACGCCATATTAATCTCCGCTGACGCCATGTTACTAATCAAAATGGCTGGCCTCGGACGGTCGCGCGACAAGCGGCCCTGCGACGTAAGTGTCACGTGATCGTCGACTCCTACCACCATTGCCGTAAGTACGAGACCCTCCTCCGTGCATTCTCGCGCCATCTTCTTAATGCTCGAACAAACGTTGTGCGCGAACTAGCGCAACTAAAGAACTCTACCAGAAGACCATTGGAAATACGTAAATTGTTCGTATATTGAAAGTGCATGTCGCGAGAgcacgttaaaaaagaaaatgaatacaaGTGCTTGTTCTTACGAATGCATCGTGTCAGTAATTCGGTGTATATAACGTTCTAGCGCTAGTTTCACACCGTCTCTTTCACGCAGAGACTCTTACTCGGAACGAAGGTGCCGGAATCAATCGGTCAAGTAGTTTTCTGTCTAGAGAATATTACGAGCTACTAAACAAATGCaaatcttttacattttttcttacgttcctttctcgtcgttttctttttcactattTCACGACGTCGATCGATgtctagaaaaaagaaatcttaaacaatatattccttttatatatatatatatatatatatatatatatatatatatatatttaaaaaatcattactatacaaaaaaatataacgatcaCATTGTTACAAAAATGTCTCGATAATTGAGAGAATCGATATCGTACGATTCCTTTCTTCGtgttttcaaataaaactAGAATCTGTAAATATTTACACAACTTTttccgaaagaaaattaccttatatttttatatttcttcctcttatgATCATCATCGAATACAAATGAAGTACTTCGATATATGATTTAGATGAGAATGTTACAAACGATATAAAGCCACGATTATAATGTTACAAACAATCGAAATCAACGTTCGATGCCTTAGAATTAAACACAAAAGATTTACACAAATGCGACAACCTAACTACCTACGCCGAATATCACATCTACGTATCGGTCACTACTCTGATATAGTAGCGCGATCTGGCGttagaaaatgtttcaaaggtagagagaaagcaacgctattcaatgaaatatgtctgcggaaaaatatttcgtcggACAATGCACTTTTCCATTGTaatctttgtattttattaataatcataaactGCGTATAAGAGAGCAGTACACAAAGatatacaaacaaatatttgtaacGAACATTTACGTTCCTCTTATTTCATCGTATAAACGCTAACTTGCTGATAATCAGATTAACAATGTTTCTTTTCAAGTTTGAATTAGCGAAAGATGACTTGTTAAcaaattcgaaaggaaaaattttctaaaaaaaagtcAATCTGCTACGAACgcaaaaagaatttaataatgtaCTGTGTTTTGTTTAGTTTGTATCGCAAGTAAACGAATGTATTTTTTGTGCACCTTTACCTGAAGAATAtacttaacaaatttttatttttatttatacttgtaTTAACCTTATTAGtatattaacttattttttaCGGTGTACGTGTTCGCGAGTGTACGTTTCCTTCGTACAGCGGACTCCATCATCCACTTTGTAGATAGAGTGAAATATGTgtaatcttataaaataattttctaaatactgatcaaaaacgaaattttaaatattctcatttttattattggaaTCATTCTCAGAATCAATGAAACTGTTTCtgaatcgattcttttttaaattcctcCTTGCAAACATaatgtatagaaatattattgaatatgcatttttaaaagagaaaattacaaactttaaaaagaatacgaCGCATCGACACTtgattttttccaaattttccCGACAGTTTGAAAAaggatttattataatatctttataataaaagattaatatttctctATGTTTAAATGTTTCTTGGAATACtgtcgaataataattaagtaacAAAAGATATAAGCAATTTGTTTCAACGGAATCGAAACAATTATTACAAGCGCTCGACGATCGGTAGAAAGTACCGAAAACCGCTAAAAGTTGGCGCTCGTGTCGTTAGTTCGTTACGCGATGCCGACTATAGTCCGGCATTCGTATGCACGTGGATCCTCAGAAAGATGCCGATTAAAGTTAGCGttattaaaagaatgaaaaattgaaattgaaagaaaacacTGATcaataaagatttaaaagtacgattagaaaaaaaataattgacaaCAATCTGGCATGgagttctttatttttttttttatttttttttttttaataggcatatttattatagaagttttatgtgtatattcgTCTGTTGTATTCTATAAGTCCCtagcaatattttttatgttataatatgtatatatgtacatatatacatatgtatacatacacatacatatgtatatatgatgtatgtacacacacatatatattcattatgccagctttttctttttgcgtgtcaatatgtgtgtgtgtatgttctTGTCATGTGTAAGTGCGAGTGTGTAAAcatgtacgtaagtacacacatgtatatttatacgcaCGTGTTCATCATAGGTTATTTTTTATAGCACGATGGTCTTATTACATGTATACAATGTACGAAAGACCATAGCATTCCTACTAATCTCCTGCCTATAATCTGTCCAATCTGCacttacattatttatttaattatttatttacttatttatttacactGATAACCTTCTTCGCTCctcttctcatttcttttctctctctctctctcctctctctctctctctctctctctctctctctttctcggagCATTCACTTATCTACGCGTTAATAACGCGCGTTTATACTTTAATTAGTTATAAATtagtgtaattttatttatctatcgttctctctttctctctctctctctctctctctctctctctctctctctctctctctctctctctctctctctctctttctcaaagtGCATTATACATTTTCATCTCGTCAAACGATACATTCTGCTATGTAAAAGTAGAATGTGTTCATTCAAGGAGAGACATGTTTATCAGAGTTTTATAATCATGCTAATTTCTTgtcgatcatttttaaatttgcttcgtttcttcgtttcattCGTTAATTGTTTATACAGcaggacaagaaaaaaagaaaaaagaaaaagaaaacaagagcaAGAATCGCATCTTTCGTCTCACtttcatactctctctctctctctctctcccttcctctttctttcactctacTCTCACTCGCGTCcccttttttcacttttaacggtaacaaacaaattatgattattttctatatgatatatctatctatggaAAACGtattaacattatattaaaaaaaaaaaaaaaaaaaaaaaaaaaNNNNNNNNNNNNNNNNNNNNNNNNNNNNNNNNNNNNNNNNNNNNNNNNNNNNNNNNNNNNNNNNNNNNNNNNNNNNNNNNNNNNNNNNNNNNNNNNNNNNctctctctctctctctctctctctctctctctctctctctctctctctctgatgcGTGCATCATCGTGGAATCTTATTTCCAACGAAGTATTATGTACAacgtatttaattatatgaacATTCGATTAttcgtactatatatatatatatcctaagATAATTAAAGTTATAGTCTCACGTCCTTTCGTTAGAACGTGCACATATTTAAGAAAGTCAAATCGTAGAAAACTGATTtaaaataaactatatattttttttcttttttaggaaTGGAAAAGCACATtcgattttcttgttttttttctctcgttattaaGTATATATCCGTCTCGATTGTGTCTTGAAGCAATCACGCTTTTCTTGCATACAGATATAGACAAGTTGTAAGCAGACAACAATATTGACAAAACATACGTATTTTCGTATTGAATAATCGTTCCaatggaattattattatgtataagtTCAAGTCAGCCGATTcattctacttttctttttatacgaataaggtatattttaatgagaaaatcAGTTTGCACATTGTATcattataatcgatataagtaataattttatacaattccCAGCGGCACCTTTGTTGTTTGTGTGTCACATGGATACATGCACAAACGATTCATTCCCATACACTACACTTTGCTCTCTTTTAAAGATTGTAAATAGCTAGTGTTAAAAAATAGCGCCTTAATATGCACACCACTTATATCATCTTcttccattatattttttcggtACACTTTCCTAGGCTATAAGtcctaaattttttttttttttatgtatgtttttattcacttttttattttttcccttcatCCTACCGTGTTTTTGAACtgctctcttctttttctttcttctttcttctttttcttcttcttcttacgatACGTTTCTTATTTgcaaagatataaattattaattctgtgtgtgtgtacgttcgtttataataataggAAGAACCACAATACTCGTATCATCAGACTTGATTATCTATTATCAGAGCTTCGTAATCTTTGAAATTCTCTTCACTTAAAATTGACCCACTCGTGGctggtttatttatttatttattttttttcttttatttgttaccTAAATCTTGTGTAGCACTTTGGTTGCTTTTGCGgtgtttctttgtttgtttggtgtaaatagaaatataacaCAACTCGTACAGTTTTCTGATCTCGATAATAAGACAACATATTTTCAGTTCCATTGTGTGTGATCAATATCATATTTCAGAAACACTGCGagatattataagaaatacgTTAGTATCTTTTTagcttacttttatttatttattttttttttctttctttatttcaattttgaaccatttcaatgaattatatataataattatcttgcATAGATTTCAATGATCTGCTTTCTATATACAAATGTGTTATACAAACGGATCGAAATAGTGACGATGTTTGGATCTTATTCTATCagcaatacatatataaataacattaatttatattgttattaaaaatataaaaatctcttttaatCTTAAAAAGATTAATGCCTGATTCGTTTTAACATCCAAACAAATAATAGATAACTAAATCATttggtaaaattatttaatgataaaagaaaatgattctttttaatagtaaaattaattattaaatcgcaaatttatatttaaacacaatatttcgaattttgataataacaacgattatttgagattgtttattttattaattagttatCTCTAAAACGTTTAGCTCTGAAAAGAACTTTGGACTATTgagaagatttaataaaagGTAAGACTCTACTGCATTAAAAagacttaaaaaaatttccgCGTTTATGAGCAAATTATGAGGATCAATAGcgcatttatttctttcttttctgtttttttgtttttgtttgttttaaatagaaaatgctGAAAAACGATTGAGTGTAGTTGTGCGcgaattatgtaatatatatatatatatatatagtctagAATTTCATGGTACGATATAAGccagaaaataaaagaagatt contains:
- the LOC122637733 gene encoding splicing factor U2af 38 kDa subunit-like; the encoded protein is MAEYLASIFGTEKDKVNCSFYFKIGACRHGDRCSRIHNKPTFSQTCLLQNLYVNPQNSAKSADGSHLVANVSDEEMQEHYDNFFEDVFVECEDKYGEIEEMNVCDNLGDHLVGNVYIKFRREEDAERAVNDLNNRWFGGRPVYAELSPVTDFREACCRQYEMGECTRSGFCNFMHLKPISRELRRYLYSRKKGGKGRSRSRSRSRGRDRKRRSRSRDRRSRSKDRRKGRDDKGRDGRSGRY
- the LOC122637729 gene encoding transcriptional repressor protein YY1-like, with the protein product MARECTEEGLVLTAMVVGVDDHVTLTSQGRLSRDRPRPAILISNMASAEINMASSDIITEVEPEIQEVEIETIPVEIPCETVETTIEGDDGQPMIALQPLPEPGREEIILQTQEEIVGADPLSVYDQIPVPENDIYVESSPGPSRKGTKKARKGGASRFRTSDHAIFGEMGSETKARKWEQKQVQIKTLEGEFSVTMWASGTDDDEGSNPEPDPDYTEYMTGKSNTKFNHSGSSVSDGMPGLDLSDPKQLAEFARPGHKLKVRKPPVMDGVERTIACPHKGCTKMFRDNSAMRKHLHTHGPRVHVCAECGKAFVESSKLKRHQLVHTGEKPFQCTFEGCGKRFSLDFNLRTHVRIHTGDRPYVCPFDGCSKKFAQSTNLKSHILTHAKAKSRNAIGRQVQQIQLQQPQFVQVEVADVDNQQFIVYAD